The Diorhabda sublineata isolate icDioSubl1.1 chromosome 6, icDioSubl1.1, whole genome shotgun sequence genome includes a window with the following:
- the LOC130445243 gene encoding protein GVQW3-like, with translation MSEQEVPPSIAQRIVIKFLAAEGVKPAEILRRLTAQFGEKTLSRARVFAWHKQFVEGRERVENESHDRTPRTSITAGNIDSVRQLVEGDRRLTTSDILSEELGYRKVCAR, from the coding sequence ATGTCCGAGCAGGAGGTACCTCCCTCTATTGCGCAAcgtattgttataaagtttttagctgcagaaggtgtaaaaccggCCGAAATCTTGAGAAGATTGACTGCACAGTTCGGGGAAAAGACGCTGTCACGAGCTAGAGTGTTTGCTTGGCATAAACAGTTCGTGGAGGGCCGTGAACGTGTTGAAAATGAGAGCCATGACCGCACACCCCGCACCAGCATTACAGCGGGCAACATCGACAGTGTTCGTCAACTTGTTGAAGGTGATAGGCGTCTAACAACTTCGGATATACTCTCAGAGGAGCTAGGTTATCGCAAGGTGTGTGCCAGGTGA
- the LOC130445427 gene encoding collagen alpha-2(I) chain-like yields MNSLIVLAIVAFAATASASVHGLGLGLGLGYGYGHGAFVHPHALSPVGPSGVVTGAGAAGPSGVVTGAGAVGPAGVVNGHGAVGPTGPNGHGAAWAAPLALGLGHAGAGWGLGGWGHGLGAGAGHWGLHG; encoded by the exons ATGAACTCCTTG ATCGTTCTCGCTATCGTTGCATTCGCAGCAACCGCATCTGCCTCTGTCCACGGACTCGGTCTTGGTCTTGGACTTGGATATGGATATGGACACGGTGCTTTCGTCCACCCCCATGCCCTTAGTCCAGTCGGACCATCTGGAGTTGTCACTGGAGCAGGTGCCGCTGGACCATCCGGAGTTGTAACTGGTGCTGGTGCCGTTGGACCCGCCGGTGTAGTTAACGGACATGGTGCAGTAGGACCAACTGGACCTAATGGACATGGAGCTGCTTGGGCTGCACCATTGGCTTTGGGATTAGGACATGCTGGTGCTGGTTGGGGACTCGGCGGATGGGGACATGGTTTGGGAGCCGGTGCTGGTCATTGGGGCCTCCATGGTTAA